In a single window of the Bacillus clarus genome:
- a CDS encoding EpsG family protein gives MFIFWVTLALVYILSFLARYFSTPVIMGPNIVQSKPNKLLVFLTIVILVMVSGLRNNIGDTFFYMYSYKKDTFDWEHIKEGKDMGFNVLQMILKQFSNDPQVLIFVTALITNVLIVLVLYKYTRMFELSLYVYITGGMYLISMNGIRQFLAAAIIFTATKYIFEGNWKKYILSILFASTIHQTALILIPIYFMIRRKAWSWETYVTLFCSVLIVIGFNQFLDTLFSVIGDSQYGDYKNFSEGGANILRVGVNIPPIIIAYIGREKLRKIFPKSDYVVNMSILGLVFMIISTQNWIFARFSIYFGLYQLILISWIIKLFTDKDQKLVYYAIIVFYFIFYAYENVITLNIIYKSNFLNF, from the coding sequence ATGTTTATATTTTGGGTTACGCTAGCTTTAGTTTATATTCTTTCTTTTTTAGCAAGATATTTTTCTACTCCTGTAATAATGGGACCAAACATTGTTCAATCAAAGCCAAATAAGCTATTAGTATTTTTGACAATAGTTATTCTTGTAATGGTGTCTGGTCTCCGTAATAATATTGGAGATACTTTTTTTTATATGTATTCTTATAAAAAAGATACTTTTGATTGGGAACATATAAAAGAAGGAAAAGATATGGGCTTTAATGTGCTTCAGATGATTTTAAAACAGTTCTCTAATGATCCTCAAGTATTGATTTTTGTAACAGCACTAATAACAAATGTACTTATTGTATTGGTTTTATATAAATATACAAGAATGTTTGAATTAAGTTTATATGTATATATAACAGGTGGAATGTATTTAATATCAATGAATGGGATAAGGCAATTTCTTGCAGCAGCAATTATTTTTACTGCAACAAAATATATATTTGAAGGTAACTGGAAAAAGTATATTCTAAGTATTCTATTTGCATCAACAATACATCAAACTGCACTTATCCTTATTCCAATATATTTTATGATTAGAAGAAAAGCATGGTCATGGGAAACGTATGTAACCCTTTTTTGTTCTGTACTCATAGTTATAGGGTTTAATCAATTTTTAGATACGTTATTCTCAGTCATAGGAGATAGTCAGTATGGAGATTACAAGAACTTTTCTGAGGGCGGAGCAAATATACTTAGAGTTGGAGTTAATATTCCTCCAATTATTATTGCTTACATTGGAAGAGAGAAACTTAGGAAAATATTTCCTAAAAGTGACTATGTAGTAAATATGTCTATATTAGGACTTGTATTCATGATAATTTCAACGCAAAATTGGATTTTTGCAAGATTTTCTATATATTTTGGATTATACCAATTAATTTTAATTTCATGGATTATAAAATTATTTACTGATAAAGACCAAAAACTGGTTTATTATGCAATAATAGTATTTTATTTTATTTTCTATGCATACGAGAATGTAATAACATTAAACATTATTTATAAAAGTAATTTTTTAAATTTCTAA
- a CDS encoding glycosyltransferase family A protein: protein MKPTLTIFTPTFNRAYTLHLCYESLKRQTSKDFVWLIIDDGSTDDTRELIENWISQGSISIQYHYQENQGMHGAHNTAYELIDTELNVCIDSDDYMADDAVENITRFWKEYGSNDYAGIIGLDANPNGKVIGTMMPEHVRESKLTDLHAKYKVTGDKKLVYRSELTRKTPPYPIFPGERYCPLSYKYILIDQEHPLLIMNKVLCHVEYLADGSSMNIIKQYRKNPQGFSFFRKVAMKYAPTLKEKFRESIHYVSSNLMIKNYKFLIESPCKFITLVATPFGIMLHFYIQKTSKATVLKNK, encoded by the coding sequence TTGAAACCTACTCTTACAATTTTTACACCTACATTTAACCGTGCTTACACGCTGCATTTATGTTATGAAAGTTTAAAGCGACAGACAAGTAAGGATTTTGTTTGGTTAATTATTGATGATGGATCTACAGATGATACAAGAGAGTTAATAGAAAATTGGATTTCCCAAGGCAGTATCTCAATTCAGTATCATTATCAAGAGAATCAGGGAATGCACGGGGCACATAATACTGCTTACGAATTAATTGATACGGAACTTAATGTTTGTATTGATTCTGATGATTATATGGCGGATGATGCCGTTGAAAATATCACTCGTTTTTGGAAGGAGTATGGAAGTAATGATTACGCTGGCATAATAGGATTAGACGCTAATCCAAATGGAAAAGTTATTGGAACGATGATGCCGGAACATGTGAGGGAATCTAAACTGACAGATTTGCATGCGAAATATAAAGTCACAGGTGATAAAAAGTTAGTTTATCGATCAGAGTTAACACGAAAAACCCCACCATATCCAATATTTCCGGGCGAAAGGTACTGTCCTCTAAGTTATAAATATATTCTTATTGATCAAGAGCATCCGTTACTCATCATGAATAAAGTTCTTTGTCATGTTGAGTATTTAGCGGATGGATCTAGCATGAACATTATTAAGCAATATAGAAAAAACCCCCAAGGGTTCTCATTCTTTAGAAAAGTTGCTATGAAATATGCTCCTACATTAAAAGAAAAATTTCGAGAATCTATACATTATGTATCTAGCAACTTGATGATCAAAAACTATAAATTTCTCATTGAGTCCCCATGTAAATTTATTACTTTGGTGGCTACACCTTTTGGAATTATGCTTCATTTTTATATTCAAAAGACAAGTAAAGCTACTGTTTTGAAAAATAAATAG
- a CDS encoding glycosyltransferase family 1 protein has translation MGCPLRILHVVVNMNRGGAETLIMNLYRNIDRNKVQFDFLTCKEGVFDTEISELGGKVHRIPYITDGGHNEYIKSLDNFFESHQEYRIVHSHMDKMSGFVLRAAKKAGIPVRIAHSHNTSSEGGVAAKVYKWYAGNYILRSATHLLACSDAASRWLFSGKTDTATILKNGIEPKKFLFSPEIRKQIREELNLTVDNFVVGHVGRFAHQKNHGFLIEVFAQLVKLRRDSVLVLVGDGPLRVKIEQKVEELNLGANVKFLGIRSDINHLLQAFDVFAFPSIHEGLPVTLIEAQGAGLSCVISDAITKEVDMGAGLVSFESINTSPEIWAQDILGANKRIQDVEGYIKKEGYDISESATWLENFYLQAL, from the coding sequence TTGGGTTGTCCATTAAGAATCTTACATGTTGTAGTCAATATGAACCGCGGTGGTGCAGAAACCCTTATTATGAACTTGTACCGGAATATAGATCGAAATAAAGTGCAGTTTGATTTTCTTACTTGTAAGGAAGGTGTTTTCGATACAGAAATATCAGAATTAGGTGGGAAAGTGCACAGGATTCCATATATTACTGATGGTGGTCATAACGAATACATAAAGTCTTTAGATAATTTTTTTGAATCTCATCAAGAATATAGGATTGTACACTCACACATGGATAAGATGAGTGGATTTGTGTTACGTGCAGCTAAGAAAGCCGGTATACCAGTTCGTATCGCACATAGTCACAATACTAGTAGTGAAGGTGGAGTTGCTGCGAAAGTATATAAGTGGTATGCGGGGAATTATATATTACGAAGTGCGACACATCTTCTAGCATGCTCGGATGCAGCATCTCGTTGGTTATTTTCAGGTAAAACAGATACTGCCACGATTTTAAAGAATGGAATTGAGCCTAAAAAATTTTTATTTTCTCCCGAAATTAGAAAACAGATAAGAGAGGAACTAAATCTTACAGTTGATAACTTTGTAGTAGGGCATGTAGGAAGGTTTGCGCATCAAAAAAATCATGGATTCCTTATAGAAGTGTTTGCTCAGTTAGTTAAACTTAGAAGAGATTCCGTTCTTGTTTTGGTGGGGGATGGTCCGTTACGGGTAAAGATTGAACAAAAAGTGGAAGAATTAAATTTAGGGGCTAATGTAAAGTTTCTTGGCATAAGGAGCGATATCAACCATTTACTTCAAGCTTTTGATGTATTTGCATTCCCATCCATTCATGAAGGATTGCCTGTTACTCTTATAGAAGCGCAAGGAGCTGGGTTATCTTGTGTAATTTCGGATGCGATAACTAAAGAAGTAGATATGGGAGCAGGTCTAGTGAGTTTTGAAAGCATAAATACCTCCCCCGAAATATGGGCGCAGGATATATTGGGTGCCAATAAACGTATACAAGATGTAGAAGGGTATATCAAGAAAGAAGGATATGATATAAGTGAATCGGCTACTTGGCTTGAGAATTTTTATCTTCAAGCGCTTTAA
- a CDS encoding glycosyltransferase family 4 protein: protein MENKVLFCATVDFHFKAFHLPYMKWFKEQGWEVHVAAAGNIELPYVDKKYDISIQRSPLQFKNIKAYKELKDIIDENQYKIIHCHTPMGGAIARLAARKSRKHGTKVLYTAHGFHFCKGAPLANWLLYYPIEKMLANYTDCLITINQEDYNLAVQRKFKVPKIEQIHGVGVDTEYFKPVSGAQKNCLRIEMGYKPDDFLMFYAAEFNKNKNQQFLIRSLALIKDHVPNARLLLAGNGPLINDCKNLAKQMGVFEMIDFLGYRNDIAKILPICDISVASSLREGLPVNIMEAMACGLPVIASENRGHKELIQNGVNGWTVGREDIQQMAEKIKYLTENSSLQGIFGESGREIIKNNYAVNKVLEEKSYIYTMFMSGTEALDWVVH, encoded by the coding sequence ATGGAAAATAAAGTATTGTTTTGTGCGACGGTAGACTTTCATTTTAAAGCATTTCATTTGCCGTATATGAAATGGTTTAAAGAACAAGGCTGGGAAGTCCATGTTGCTGCTGCTGGCAACATAGAACTTCCATATGTGGATAAGAAGTATGACATTTCTATTCAAAGGTCACCTTTGCAATTTAAGAATATTAAGGCTTATAAAGAGCTGAAAGATATTATTGATGAAAATCAATATAAAATTATTCATTGTCATACCCCGATGGGAGGAGCCATTGCACGTTTGGCAGCAAGAAAATCTAGAAAGCATGGAACAAAAGTTTTATATACTGCGCATGGATTTCATTTTTGTAAAGGTGCCCCGCTTGCAAATTGGCTGTTATATTATCCAATTGAAAAAATGCTAGCAAATTATACAGATTGCCTCATCACAATTAACCAAGAAGATTATAACTTGGCTGTTCAGCGAAAGTTTAAAGTACCTAAAATTGAACAAATTCATGGGGTGGGAGTGGACACAGAATATTTTAAACCAGTTAGTGGGGCTCAAAAGAATTGTCTAAGGATTGAGATGGGTTATAAACCGGATGATTTTTTAATGTTTTATGCGGCTGAGTTTAATAAAAATAAAAATCAGCAGTTTTTGATTCGTTCATTGGCTTTAATAAAAGATCATGTTCCCAATGCGAGGCTTCTATTGGCTGGGAATGGTCCTTTGATAAATGATTGCAAAAATTTAGCTAAACAAATGGGTGTATTTGAAATGATAGATTTCCTTGGTTATAGGAATGATATTGCAAAAATTTTACCTATTTGTGATATTTCTGTTGCATCCAGTCTACGTGAGGGGTTACCAGTTAATATTATGGAAGCGATGGCTTGCGGATTGCCTGTTATAGCCAGTGAGAATAGGGGCCATAAAGAGTTAATTCAAAATGGTGTAAACGGTTGGACAGTAGGTCGTGAAGACATACAGCAAATGGCAGAAAAGATAAAATATCTTACTGAAAATAGTAGCTTACAAGGCATATTCGGAGAGTCTGGTCGTGAGATTATTAAAAATAATTATGCCGTCAATAAAGTATTAGAAGAAAAGAGCTATATTTACACCATGTTTATGAGTGGAACGGAGGCGTTAGATTGGGTTGTCCATTAA
- a CDS encoding polysaccharide biosynthesis protein yields the protein MTYRQRLSLLILIDSLIVLTTVFFSRFLVSADFHVITFPIVVSAMTLLLSHHIFSFIYKLYKKAWEYASVGELLIILKAITFSVITTAVVQQILVQDIYFRLLVVTWMIHILLIGGSRFLWRMFRDAYIQKGDDKKRTLIIGAGSAGTMVVRQLLNSNDTELLPVAFIDDNIKKQGLDILGIPVIGGIDRIEFAVQQLDIDSIIIAIPSLSKKALNMIFQECSKIKIKTQILPMLEDLVTGKVSVNEFRDVQVDDLLGRDPVELDIESISEFITNKIILVTGAGGSIGSEVCRQIAKFNPKQLILLGHGENSIYSIEMELKELYGDTGIVFTTEIADVQDDLKIMSVMGQYQPQVVYHAAAHKHVPLMERNPEEAIKNNLIGTTNVAKAASWNEVETFVMISTDKAVNPTSVMGATKRLAEMVIQNLDKTSKTKFVAVRFGNVLGSRGSVIPLFKKQIKQGGPVTVTHPDMIRYFMTIPEASKLVIQAGALAKGGEIFVLDMGDPVKIVDLAKNLITLSGNSLEEIQIEFTGIRPGEKLFEELLKKEEIHEQQIHPKIYIGKTSNLCINEIEAVLQTYQNLEKTELRKLVLTLANSHMTPQNIM from the coding sequence ATGACGTATCGTCAGAGATTATCCTTATTAATTTTAATTGATTCTTTAATCGTATTAACTACGGTTTTCTTTAGTCGCTTCTTAGTAAGTGCTGATTTCCATGTCATAACATTTCCCATCGTAGTGAGTGCAATGACGCTGCTACTTAGCCATCATATTTTTTCTTTTATTTATAAGCTTTATAAAAAAGCATGGGAGTATGCAAGTGTAGGAGAATTGCTAATTATTTTAAAAGCAATCACATTTTCTGTTATTACAACAGCAGTAGTACAACAAATATTGGTTCAAGATATTTATTTCCGTCTCCTTGTTGTAACGTGGATGATTCATATTTTACTGATTGGAGGATCACGTTTTCTATGGCGGATGTTCAGAGATGCTTATATTCAAAAAGGGGATGACAAAAAAAGAACACTGATTATTGGTGCGGGTTCTGCAGGTACAATGGTTGTAAGGCAACTTTTGAATAGTAATGATACTGAATTACTGCCTGTCGCATTTATAGATGATAATATAAAGAAACAAGGGTTGGATATTCTTGGAATACCGGTAATTGGAGGGATTGACCGTATTGAATTTGCTGTTCAGCAATTAGATATCGATAGCATCATAATAGCAATTCCTTCACTTAGCAAGAAAGCATTAAATATGATTTTTCAAGAATGTTCCAAGATAAAAATAAAAACACAAATTCTTCCAATGCTAGAGGATTTAGTGACTGGAAAAGTTTCAGTGAATGAATTTCGTGATGTCCAAGTAGACGATTTATTAGGACGTGATCCTGTTGAATTGGATATTGAAAGTATTTCAGAATTTATTACTAATAAAATTATTTTAGTAACCGGTGCTGGTGGTTCAATTGGATCTGAAGTTTGTCGCCAAATTGCAAAATTCAACCCAAAACAATTGATTTTATTAGGTCATGGTGAAAATAGTATTTATTCTATCGAAATGGAATTGAAAGAGCTATACGGTGACACAGGTATTGTCTTTACCACAGAAATTGCTGATGTACAGGATGACCTGAAAATAATGTCAGTAATGGGTCAATATCAGCCTCAAGTTGTTTATCATGCCGCTGCACATAAGCATGTACCATTGATGGAACGTAACCCCGAAGAAGCTATCAAAAACAATTTAATTGGGACAACAAACGTGGCAAAAGCGGCAAGCTGGAATGAGGTCGAGACGTTTGTAATGATTTCTACAGATAAAGCTGTGAATCCGACAAGTGTAATGGGAGCAACAAAAAGGCTTGCTGAAATGGTAATTCAAAACTTGGACAAAACAAGTAAGACAAAGTTTGTGGCTGTAAGATTTGGTAATGTATTAGGAAGCCGCGGTAGTGTTATACCGTTGTTTAAGAAACAAATTAAGCAAGGTGGTCCAGTTACGGTTACACATCCAGATATGATTCGTTACTTTATGACAATTCCAGAGGCGTCCAAGCTTGTAATACAGGCTGGTGCATTGGCTAAAGGTGGAGAAATATTTGTGTTAGATATGGGAGATCCTGTGAAAATAGTAGATCTTGCGAAAAATTTAATTACATTATCAGGGAATTCGCTGGAAGAAATACAAATAGAGTTCACTGGAATAAGACCTGGAGAGAAGCTCTTTGAAGAACTATTGAAAAAAGAAGAAATACATGAACAACAAATTCACCCTAAAATTTATATAGGTAAAACATCGAACCTTTGTATAAACGAAATTGAAGCAGTTCTCCAAACTTATCAGAATCTCGAGAAGACGGAATTAAGAAAACTTGTATTGACATTGGCAAATAGTCATATGACTCCACAAAATATAATGTAA
- a CDS encoding CpsD/CapB family tyrosine-protein kinase, translated as MIHNKKQSRILDNSHLIAHIAPKSKMAEDYRTIRTNLQFAIGTDKTRTIIITSPGYGEGKTTTVANLAVSMAQQDEKVLVVDADLRTPELHEIFGMENKSGLTNVLEGKAALEKMVMQTEIKNVHILTSGPEINNPAEMLSLPSMQNLISKAIEQYDIILFDSPPLLEVIDTNILASQCDGVLLVLSCYQTASEAAVEANRALGLTKGKLVGAILNKKV; from the coding sequence TTGATTCATAATAAAAAACAAAGCCGTATCCTTGATAATAGTCATTTAATTGCTCATATAGCTCCGAAATCGAAGATGGCTGAGGATTATCGAACAATTCGTACTAACCTTCAATTTGCAATTGGAACTGACAAAACAAGAACTATAATTATTACTTCCCCTGGATATGGAGAAGGTAAAACCACTACTGTGGCAAATTTGGCGGTTTCTATGGCTCAGCAAGATGAAAAAGTCTTAGTTGTTGATGCGGATTTACGAACTCCGGAACTACATGAGATTTTTGGAATGGAAAATAAATCTGGATTAACAAATGTTTTGGAGGGAAAAGCGGCATTAGAAAAAATGGTAATGCAGACAGAAATCAAAAATGTACATATATTGACAAGTGGTCCCGAAATTAATAATCCAGCTGAGATGCTTAGTTTACCATCTATGCAAAATTTAATTAGCAAAGCAATAGAGCAGTATGACATTATTTTATTTGATTCACCGCCCCTTCTCGAGGTTATAGATACAAATATACTAGCTAGTCAATGTGATGGGGTATTGTTGGTGTTAAGTTGCTATCAAACTGCTAGTGAAGCAGCAGTTGAAGCAAATAGGGCGTTAGGTTTAACAAAAGGAAAGCTTGTAGGGGCTATTCTAAATAAAAAGGTATAA
- a CDS encoding YveK family protein yields MEKEINLKNLFNVIKRKFWIIAVITTLAACIGGIYSIFMKTPLYASSARILIPANADAIATLKVMIKEPIVLEKVAQQLNSQKSADALNGQVSVGKIEESQVFVITAVDTNPAEAVKIANATASVYKEEANAILNFSNVRILTEAKVQEHPLPINLNHAKAIGMALAAGLILSVGVVFILDSLDETIKSERSIEKLLPVPVLGSVSQMKKNNIVDKTSKRESVIVEGKTFDS; encoded by the coding sequence ATGGAAAAGGAAATAAACTTAAAAAATTTATTTAATGTTATAAAAAGAAAATTTTGGATTATTGCAGTAATTACGACATTAGCGGCATGTATTGGTGGTATATATAGCATTTTCATGAAAACGCCTTTATATGCGTCTTCTGCAAGAATCCTCATTCCAGCTAATGCTGATGCTATAGCTACACTTAAAGTGATGATAAAGGAACCTATTGTTTTAGAGAAAGTGGCCCAGCAATTAAATTCGCAAAAATCAGCAGATGCATTGAATGGACAGGTTAGTGTTGGAAAGATTGAAGAGTCACAGGTTTTTGTTATTACAGCTGTGGATACTAATCCAGCGGAGGCAGTCAAAATTGCCAATGCTACAGCAAGTGTTTATAAAGAAGAGGCCAATGCTATCCTGAATTTTTCGAATGTCCGCATCTTAACAGAAGCAAAAGTACAAGAGCATCCCTTACCGATAAACTTGAATCATGCAAAAGCAATTGGGATGGCCTTGGCTGCCGGTCTTATATTGAGTGTCGGAGTAGTCTTTATATTGGATTCTCTTGATGAAACAATTAAATCGGAACGTAGCATTGAAAAATTATTACCGGTTCCCGTTTTAGGAAGTGTTTCTCAAATGAAGAAAAATAATATAGTAGATAAAACAAGTAAGAGAGAAAGTGTAATAGTGGAGGGGAAAACATTTGATTCATAA
- the galU gene encoding UTP--glucose-1-phosphate uridylyltransferase GalU — protein MKKVRKAIIPAAGLGTRFLPATKAMPKEMLPIVDKPTIQYIVEEAIASGIEDIIIVTGKGKRAIEDHFDHSFELEQNLLSKGKYETLEKVQESSKINIHYIRQKEPKGLGHAVWCARKFIGNEPFAVLLGDDIVQADTPCLRQLMNQYENTQSSVIGVQTVPENETHRYGIIDPLEQKDRSYQVSKFVEKPAKGTAPSNLAIMGRYVLTPEIFMFLEDQQTGAGGEIQLTDAIQRLNEIQRVFAYDFEGKRYDVGEKLGFIQTTIEMALQHEELKKELLDYMKKLVGSEMVCN, from the coding sequence TTGAAAAAAGTAAGAAAAGCTATTATTCCAGCAGCTGGATTAGGGACTCGCTTCCTACCAGCAACAAAAGCAATGCCAAAAGAAATGTTACCAATTGTTGATAAACCAACAATTCAATATATCGTGGAAGAGGCAATTGCGTCTGGAATTGAAGATATTATTATCGTAACAGGAAAAGGAAAACGTGCAATTGAAGATCATTTCGATCATTCCTTTGAATTAGAACAAAACTTACTATCAAAAGGAAAGTATGAAACTCTTGAAAAAGTACAAGAATCTTCAAAGATCAATATTCATTATATTCGCCAAAAAGAGCCTAAAGGTTTAGGACATGCTGTTTGGTGTGCTCGTAAATTTATTGGAAATGAGCCATTTGCGGTACTACTTGGTGATGATATTGTTCAAGCGGATACGCCGTGCTTACGCCAATTAATGAATCAATATGAGAATACACAATCATCAGTAATTGGTGTTCAAACTGTTCCAGAGAATGAAACGCATCGCTATGGTATTATTGATCCGCTAGAGCAAAAGGATCGCAGTTATCAAGTGAGTAAATTTGTTGAAAAACCTGCTAAAGGAACAGCACCATCTAACTTAGCGATTATGGGGCGTTACGTGTTAACTCCAGAAATCTTTATGTTCTTAGAAGATCAACAAACAGGGGCAGGCGGAGAAATTCAGTTAACAGATGCGATTCAGCGTTTAAATGAAATTCAACGTGTATTTGCATATGATTTCGAAGGAAAACGCTATGATGTCGGAGAAAAACTAGGGTTTATTCAAACAACAATTGAAATGGCACTGCAACACGAAGAGTTAAAAAAAGAGCTATTAGATTATATGAAAAAGTTAGTGGGAAGCGAAATGGTTTGTAACTAA
- a CDS encoding glycosyltransferase family 4 protein yields the protein MKNKEIVRYIGMKITFLVYNIYGMGGTVRTVVNTANYFASQNYDVEIVSVRRTSAKPMFDINKKVKLNPIFDARRGKLFGRNTPLYQKVIKKVLLKMPSYFIDKSEDLYHMFNLFVDFKIIAALRKINEGILITTIPSFNILAARFVSNNVIKIGQEHKYFGGHEKCLQNKIEKYYGKLDALTCLTDSEISDYQSLLKGTGVMLYKVENATAIPEEIAALDKKVVIAAGRYVPQKGFDLLVPAFSKVIEKYPDWKLKIFGSGEDEQLLRQQIFDYKAYNNIFLMPKTNDIIGEMLNSSIYVLSSRYEPFGMVIIEAMSVGVPCVSFACTGPVEIIKNKEDGLLVEEGNIDELANSLMTLMESEELRKEYGRKAKKNVERYTFNVVGDKWENILEEQVQRKLKQNKKVLSEISI from the coding sequence ATGAAAAATAAAGAAATAGTGAGGTATATAGGGATGAAAATTACCTTTCTTGTATATAATATTTATGGAATGGGGGGAACTGTAAGAACAGTTGTGAATACTGCTAACTATTTTGCCTCTCAAAATTATGATGTGGAGATTGTCAGTGTTAGAAGAACGAGTGCAAAACCGATGTTTGATATTAATAAAAAAGTAAAGCTTAATCCTATCTTTGATGCTAGAAGAGGAAAATTATTTGGGAGAAACACACCTCTTTACCAGAAAGTAATAAAAAAGGTCTTATTGAAAATGCCTAGTTATTTCATAGATAAAAGCGAAGATTTATATCATATGTTTAATCTCTTTGTCGATTTTAAGATTATTGCGGCTCTAAGAAAAATTAATGAAGGTATCTTAATTACAACAATACCATCATTTAATATCTTAGCAGCTAGATTTGTAAGTAATAATGTAATTAAGATTGGTCAAGAACATAAGTATTTCGGTGGTCATGAAAAGTGTTTACAAAATAAAATTGAAAAATATTATGGGAAATTAGATGCGTTAACATGTTTAACAGATTCAGAAATTAGCGACTATCAATCACTATTAAAGGGAACTGGGGTAATGTTATATAAAGTAGAAAATGCTACAGCGATTCCTGAAGAAATAGCTGCACTAGATAAAAAAGTAGTGATTGCTGCGGGCAGATATGTACCTCAGAAAGGTTTTGACCTTTTAGTCCCTGCGTTTTCTAAAGTTATAGAGAAATATCCGGATTGGAAGCTGAAAATATTTGGTTCGGGAGAAGATGAACAACTTCTTCGACAACAGATTTTTGATTATAAAGCCTATAATAATATTTTTTTAATGCCAAAAACGAATGATATTATTGGTGAGATGCTTAATTCATCAATTTATGTTTTAAGCTCCAGATACGAACCTTTTGGAATGGTTATAATTGAGGCCATGTCAGTAGGAGTTCCTTGTGTAAGTTTTGCTTGTACAGGGCCTGTCGAAATAATTAAAAATAAAGAAGATGGATTACTTGTAGAAGAAGGAAATATTGATGAACTTGCTAATTCATTAATGACTTTAATGGAATCTGAAGAATTAAGAAAAGAATATGGTCGCAAGGCTAAAAAAAATGTTGAAAGATATACTTTTAATGTTGTTGGTGATAAGTGGGAAAATATTTTAGAAGAACAAGTACAAAGAAAGTTAAAACAGAATAAGAAGGTATTGTCAGAGATATCGATATAA